A window of Gadus chalcogrammus isolate NIFS_2021 chromosome 16, NIFS_Gcha_1.0, whole genome shotgun sequence contains these coding sequences:
- the LOC130406369 gene encoding mitochondrial uncoupling protein 2-like, which yields MMVAVRSADRMPPTTAVKVLGAGTAACVADLVTFPLDTAKVRLQIQGESKSSGSLRYKGVFGTISTMVRTEGARSLYSGLVAGLQRQMSFASVRIGLYDSMKQVYTRGSDNAGIGARLLAGCTTGGLAVAVAQPTDVVKVRFQAQVRLPGAGAAAQRYSGTFDAYRTIAREEGVRGLWKGCLPNITRNAIVNCSELVTYDLIKELILKRKLMTDNMPCHFTAAFAAGFCTTIVASPVDVVKTRYMNSAPGRYRGATNCAITMLMKEGPQAFYKGFVPSFLRLGSWNIVMFVSYEQIKRGMMKAHQSWQSPV from the exons ATGATGGTGGCTGTCCGAAGCGCAGACCGCATGCCCCCTACCACCGCTGTGAAGGTCTTGGGAGCAGGGACCGCTGCGTGTGTCGCGGACTTGGTCACTTTCCCCCTGGACACGGCAAAAGTCCGGCTCCAG ATCCAGGGGGAATCAAAGTCCTCCGGGAGCCTGCGCTACAAGGGCGTGTTTGGGACCATCAGCACCATGGTGAGGACGGAGGGGGCCCGCAGCCTGTACAGCGGTCTGGTTGCGGGACTCCAGAGACAGATGAGCTTCGCCTCCGTCCGTATCGGGCTCTACGACTCCATGAAGCAAGTCTACACCCGGGGATCAGACA ATGCGGGCATCGGCGCGCGGCTGCTGGCCGGCTGCACCACGGGGGGCCTGGCGGTGGCTGTGGCCcagcccaccgacgtggtcaaagTCCGCTTCCAGGCCCAGGTCCGGCTCCCGggggccggcgccgccgccCAGCGCTACAGCGGCACCTTCGACGCGTACCGCACCATcgcgagggaggagggggtgagggggctcTGGAAAG gATGTCTGCCCAATATCACCCGTAACGCCATTGTGAACTGCTCGGAGCTGGTGACCTACGACCTTATCAAAGAGCTCATCCTCAAGCGCAAACTCATGACAG aCAACATGCCCTGTCACTTCACGGCCGCCTTCGCCGCCGGTTTCTGCACCACCATCGTGGCATCCCCCGTGGACGTGGTCAAGACGCGCTACATGAACTCCGCCCCGGGCCGGTACAGGGGGGCCACCAACTGCGCCATCACCATGCTCATGAAGGAGGGGCCCCAGGCCTTCTATAAGGG GTTTGTTCCCTCCTTCCTGCGTCTGGGCTCCTGGAACATCGTGATGTTTGTGAGCTACGAGCAGATCAAGAGAGGCATGATGAAGGCCCACCAGTCCTGGCAGTCGCCTGTCTAG